The Solanum pennellii chromosome 11, SPENNV200 sequence TCGATGTGAGACTTCCTAACACTCCCTTACACATTTAGACCTTCACTTAAACGTACACACTTGTAAAAAAAGGCCCAACATTGGTGAACAACAATTGACAGATAGTCCTTGCTCTAATACTGTATAAAGATATGACATCTAAGTTTAACTCAATTCGAAAAACTAGATATTCAAATCTCTCTGTATCAagttaaaagtgaaaaaaaaaacatttaatcaTCCATTTGTTGAGTCTAAGACTAGTAGTTGGGTCATGAAATTTGCCCTCACATGTTCCACGGAAAtatcattatgttttttttttacaacctctctttcttttattaaattaaaagtaaGTTTTTAAGAGaggattttttaatttgaagtaTAAAAGATGAGAAAGGGACACAATAATTTCATTGAGTGTACTTCACATGTAATAGCCCCACTAACTTGCCTTTCCCTCTCTTCATACtcatatttgtttttcttatactTTAATTTCACTCCTTTTGCTTCCAAGCTTTTtcaattatatgtatatatacatcgTCGATACAATAAAAAATCAGCTAGTTTCGTGCTACGTACGTGGTTACGAAACGATGAAAATGTCGTGGTCGGTAGCCGTGACATtaatgatggtgatgatggtggtgGTGTCCAGCGGTGGAGCAAATGTGAGTTATGATGGAAGATCATTGATGATAGATGGAGAAAGGAAGATGTTATTCTCTGGTTCTATTCATTATCCTAGAAGCACTCCGGACGTATGTAtttttttccctctcttttcattACTGAATCGAGCTATATAGTtcgatcaaatttatttatcaatatactCTAAATATATAGAATAGTACTATTAAAAGACATGAAATTCCAAGTTTTCGTCAAATtaccataaaaaaattgtttgttgGAAATGTTTGCACAAATTGAGCATATAAAATATCCTTACAGTAATTACCTATATAACTTAAATCCTACTTACAATagtttaagtatatatatatattattaaatcatTTGGAGAATAATTATTGACAAATCTTTCCAAAACTTAAAATGTGAGATTTGAAATtgtcaaaaaatatatagtaacaTTTATTCACGATAAGACATAAGTATCCTTAGGCTATGAtacgaaatctcagagacactacaccttaactaaattaaggtCCCATCGCCTTGCTgaacccttttttttaaaaaaaaaaaaaactaaaaagagaTAATACACAAATacctcctcaacctatgcccgaaatctcagagacacacttatactatactaaggtcttattaccccccgagaacttattttataaataattttctaccccttttcggcctacgtggcactagcttggaaaaaaatcaaccagcgttaggcccacaagatagtgacacgtaggccaaaaaggggtagaaaattattagtaaaataaattcaggggggtaataggaccttagtataatataagtatgtctttgagatttcgggcataggttgaggggtacttgtgcattatctctttaaaaattaaaaataaaaattgtacacctttttagcttacgtgacatccaaatatctccaACGCGCTTCAACTGCGTGGAGTCACGGAGTATGTCACGCAACCTAAAagatgtataaaattataaaacaaatgaGTTCAGAAATAATAAAACCTTagtttaattaatatgtttCTATGAAATTTCTATCATAGTGTAAGGGTTTTTTTGTCTTTTGCCTATATATTACAAGAAGTAAAAATGATGTAACAATATGGAAAATATTTAAGCTCTTTATATTACTTTAACTCTACCTATAATAAAGTAACATATATAGGTGTACTTAATTTGACATATGCTACCGTAAGAAGTGGATTTCCTTGACAACATCTATGAaggttattttaagttaaattaacACCTAATCATTTACTAATAAATTAAGGATGGTtgaattagtaaaatatttagtaTCTTATTTAAGAGTTCAGGGATCGATTCTTTCttgttagaattttttttaattgagcTCGTCGTATTAAATTTACCTGGTGCAATTTATCTTTCCTAAATGTGGATTTATTTAGTGCACATTCAAAAAGTATTAGTGACATTTTCAtaagattcaaaaaaatattttttaaaaaatggagaagataaaaaccaaaaataacTATCATTTCTTTTGTTAACCAGACATTAATTTTGTCAATTTGTAATTTGTATTCATGTGCGTAGGgattaatatatgaatatataggTGAGAAAATTAACTTGTCAATAAGGTTGTTAGGATTAAGACTTTGATTGAAAATTGCATCTAAATCAAACTTTATCTAGGTTCTTTCAACTTCTTTTGTCTGgtttctataaaaaaatattagtcccttcgtttcattttatatgatacttttcagattttgagattcaaataaattaattttttatcataagtTTTTATagatttcttaaatattttgaattatcaattattgtgatttatagtactttctacgtagtttacaaatatataaattttattttaaaaaaaaaaaataaagattcaaTGTGCAAATTTGATCATCAAACTTAactccaaaaaaacaaaaaaaaaatgtcacgTAAATTTGGAAAGAGGGAGCACTACATTAATCTAGATGTTACCTATTCCTAGTTTGGcgttttcatacataaattggGGTAAAGTTCTCCCTAATAAAGGCGACTCAGTACTTCGACTAAGTATGTAATATTGTTTATcagagtccggagcctaaatggtataaatattaacaaaaatttcaaaacgacatataaaattttatattaacaaaacggcaaaatcgctggaacaacacCGATTTCctccaccggaaaaagcaaGCTACTACTGCAGtgattttgtaaaatttgattttaaaaaaaaaagaaattcaaatcaCTGGCAGCgatttactaattattttttttaaaaaaaatgaaaatcgctGTTCTAGGCAacgattttcatttttttaaaataatttttttaataaaattgaaaatcgttgtctaggtagcgatttgaattattttttttaaaagaaaatcacattttgcaaaattgttgcagtagcagcgattttgctttttccggtgaAGGAAATCGCTGTTCCAGCGATTTTAtcgttttgattaatataaaattttatatatagttttagaattttttattaatattttataccctttaggctccggactcttGTTTATCACTTCTACCTTAAAATGTGAGTgttaattcaaattataaaCAGTACTAAACTGAATTTCACCATCACTAACATTACTTTTGCTCCCcttacattattattcatttGTTAACATCAACAACGTACCATTGTAACTTCACAAGTGAGATATTAAGAGAGTAAAATATAAGCAGATCTTATCTCTCTGTCTCGAAGAGTTAAAGaaagattattttcaaataatcatCGGCTCAAGCCCAACAAGCAAGAGTGTTTACATTTGTTTGAAGTATTTGACAACTTGCATTACTATAgttgttttttttctctcttttctaaccattattttatttcttatagaTGTGGCCATCACTAATATCGAAAGCTAAAGAAGGTGGAATAGATGTGATTGAAACTTATGTATTTTGGAACCTTCATGAACCTCAACTTGGACAGGTATTGGATAAAATGTTGtcatcaataatatattttttttcgaaATTTTATGTGAACTCTAAATACTTTACGCATCGAATCAGTATGATTTTAGTGGAAGACGTGACATAGTAGCATTTATAAAGCAAATTCAAGCACAAGGTCTCTATGCTTGCCTTCGAATTGGACCCTACATCGAGGGTGAATGGACTTATGGGTAATTTTACATGCTTCAACTTTATGATATTTTTGCATCCTTGGTCCAAAATATTATCCAGATTTAACTTTTGGCccctcaattttattttatattattttgggaAAATTAACTGAACTATATTGTGATTTTTGATGTTTATAGAGGTTTTCCTTTTTGGTTACATGATGTCCCTGGGGTTGTTTTCCGCTCAAATAATGAACCCTTTAAGGTAATATTTTCATGTTCTTGGAATTACTTCCTCTCATTTCCATGTATCGTATCAAATCATTTTacgatttcaaaaagggaaaaaggacaaatatactcCTCAACTATCGTACATGGTATACATATACCTTCcatcatacttttgggacattggtgcccATGTCGTAAAAAAACTAGAAATATGTGCCGTTTACACTAACATAAGACTAAATAGGGATACGTAGCACAATTTTATCCGTCAATtcgaaatttaataaatatcgaatcaatggataagattatgacatgtgTATGTCCATTGATATAAAGGGTATATAGCTTTAGTTTTTGGACGGCAGAAGCATTAATATACCAAAAGTATGACGGAAGATAtctacatatcatttacaataGTTCAGAATATATTTGTTCCTTTTCCCtttcaaaaaagataaatagtTCATCGATAATGAGCGAGTGTAAATTGTTTGTTGACAGTTTTACATGCAAAATTTCACTACAAAAATAGTGAACCTAATGAAATCAGAAGGGCTATATGCTTCACAAGGAGGTCCAATTATACTATCGCAGGTGAAATTTAACATATAACACACATTATTTCTGATTTTTCATGTAGTTATCTTTTAGATTATACGactaatgttttaaaaaaaaaaggatgtaAATTGTTagaagttgatttttttgtgtACATGCAGATAGAGAATGAATATCAAAATGTAGAAAAAGCATTTGGAGAAGATGGTCCTCCTTATGTGTCGTGGGCGGCGGAGATGGCTGTTGGACTTCAAACTGGTGTCCCATGGTGCATGTGCAAGCAAGATGATGCTCCAGATCCTGTTGTAAGTTAACTTTCTTCACTCTGAGACTAATTAAACTACTTTATTTATGACATTTTCATAGACATGCTACAGATTAATGCATGCAATGGGTTGAGATGTGGAGAAACATTTACAGGGCCTAATTCACCAAACAAGCCATCTATTTGGACTGAGAACTGGACAAGCTTGTAAGCCATCTAATCGTTTGATAACCAGAGTCATTATCTGATAAACGATCACTAGGAGTCAGACTCAATAGAATTTGATCAATCCTATATTGTAACAGTTAGAAGTTGCTAAAAGATATTCATTTTGTTTGTGTTTAAAGCTATCAAGTGTATGGTCAGAATGCAACACTAAGATCAGCAGAAGACATGGCATATCATGTTGCTCTCTTCATTGCAAGGAAGAATGGAACCTTCATCAACTATTATATGGTAAATTTCACACCTACTAActccaaaaaaagaagaaagtatcgtcaaatataagaaaaaaaaaagttacctcaTACCGAATAGAGCCAACATACTTCACTACCAAGTCCAGTGTATCAAATTTTAGCATCTTCTAACAAGGTTCTCTGGATGGCTGCATTATCAGTATCATGGAGGAACCAATTTTGGAAGGACTGCTGCGGAATATATGATCACAAGTTACTATGACCAAGCTCCATTAGATGAGTATGGTAAGGAATACACAAGTTTTACTCGTGGTTTCACTAGCTCTGAATGAGAATTCTACCACAGGTTTAATCAGACAACCAAAATGGGGACATCTGAAAGAGTTACATGAAGCGGTGAAGTTATGTTCAGAGACCATACTTTCTGTATTCCCTTCCATGCAGTCCTTGGGTGAACAACAAGAGGTAAATATCCACCGAGTTCACGAGAAACCCTCATTTCAAGGCCCaacttttctctttttcttacaAAGATAATTTCAATCTCAAAGCTTACAAGCACTATACAAACCAGGCTTATGTATTCAGTAAAGATTCTGGAGCTTGTGCAGCATTTCTAGTCAACATGGATAACACAAGAAGTGTAGTGCAATTTCAGAATTCATCATATGAATTACCTCGGAAATCTATAAGCATCTTACCTGACTGCAAGACTGCAGCCTTCAATACGGCGAAGGTAAACACTGACATACTTAAGTTTCTTTCAATTCTACGTATACTTGAACCTTTCCAGATCTACTCACTGGCTCACTACAATCCTAAGGAAATGTAGAGATGCCAAAACATCTCCTTATTCCTAATCTAGAGAAAAGCTAAGATTTGGTTTATAACCATAGAAGACACTAACTATCCGCATATTCATCTGCAATAGGTAAGCACACAATTCAATACAAGAATAACAATACCAGCCATTAAGTTTGACGCGGCTGAGAAATGGGAACAATTTGAAGAGGTTATTCCACAATTTGATGCTACTACACTGAGATCAGACGTATTACTGGAGCACATGAATACTACAAAGGATGTATCTGACTATCTTTGGTATACTTTCAGGTAAATTCAAAAGATCGTACATACACCAGTCAACTCAGaagaataaaacaataatatttagataaattaaACCAGGATTGAAGGACATGTTTCACCTAAATTTACTCGCAcagtataaatataaacaaaatagtAACTGCAATCTAGGAACTGCCTTTTACTAATATGTGTGAAATCCACATGACAGTATCCAGCAGGATTCAATGGAACAGCAGTCTACACTAAGTGTGAAGTCCTTGGGCCATGTTTTACATGCTTTTGTGAATGGAGAACATGTAGGTAAGCATTTGCCCATGGATGCATTATACAAATGAAAATTGTGTCGTGCAGTTtcaaaaattgaacttttttgGGGGTTTGTTCCGAGTCTAAAATAATGAAACAAGGGGCAAACATTCGTCCTACACATGAGCAAAGATGTCATCATGAACCCCTGTCCCTGATACACACTCCTCTCATAGATAATCAGGAAACAAAAACGAAAAAAGAACGGCAATGAACAATTAATTGTTACTAACTATTCTTTGTTAAATGATAGCTGTACCATTGTTACAAGAGTGATAAGATTTCCAGATTCTACACTTCTTTTATGGAAATGGAACTTATGAATGTAGGAACTGGCTTGACCAGTGAAGAAAAAATGCTTCCGTTTCCAAAAAGAACCCataattttagtttcttagagtTCCTAATCCCAAGCTACTTACCGAAAGAAATATCTCCAGAAAGAAGGTTGCATAACCAGTCATGCTTCTATGTGAAGCACAAATCAAAACTTTATGCAACTCAAACCATCAATTTACAAAACCTGTTAAACTTCCAACTGTTGAGTTCTGTAGGTTCTTTACATGGACGGTTCAGAAATACAGCATTTACATTAGAGGGCGCTGTTTCTCTGAATCAAGGGACAAATAACATCTCATTACTAAGTGCAACTGTTGGCTTACCGGTACGTACTTTCATTTCCTCTGTTGGTTTTCCTGGGTTGCAGCTAATAATACATCACCCATTAGTGAATACATTGTCAATTTCATCATGATATTAGCAATAGAGGAAGTGCATATTCATATTTggaaattgcattttttttctttttggtgaaAAGAGAGGTACTACTCATAAGGTAGGACAGTACATTATGAATTGCATATATGAGCTCTCTTTCCCTCTCAATCATAGAAGCGTCAAGGAACAGCATTTCATTTTACTAGCCAAGTTCATGTATTCACATGACTTGCTTAAGCACCACTTCTTTAGATTAGTGATTTCTAAATTTAAGGAAGAAGTATTTAGCAGCAAGAATTATAAAGATAAAACTAATTTCTATCCTCATCGTGCAGGATTCAGGATCATTTCTTGAACGCAGGGCTCTTGGTGTAGAGTCAGTAATTATTGAAGACAGCAAAGAGGCCAAAAATATCACCAACTTATCATGGGGTTATCAGGTAATTGTCGGGTAAAACATAACCCAAATTTGTTGTTTGGTTAGTCATTGATACTCTGCTCATGCCATAAAATGTAAACACTGCTAACGATAAGTTAACCAAAAACATTGTAAGGTATTTAACATTTTCTGCCACATTAATCTATCAACCACAGATCATTGTTTAGTAGAGCTTTTTTAAGGCTGAGAACAACAAACCTAACAACCATTATTCTTTGACAAGTGAGTGCAATTTCTAATTAACCTTACATCAGTATAAAACATTTTCTTAAGGTTGGATTATTGGGGGAGAAGTTACAAATTTACTCATTAGAAGAATCAAAGAGTGCTTATTGGAGCAGCTTAGGCTCTTCTCAACCGCTCACATGGTATAAGGTAAGTCTATGGATCCTTTACGGATACCTTTTTTCTATATCACGTAGTGCTACTTGTTTTAGTGACTAATAGATCCTCAGCAATTAAATATGTGCTTATGTTTCGGTTTACAATGCTACAAACAGCTCTTACATATTCCAATATATTTGTTATGTTACTCAACCTATGATATATTGATTGATTGCAATTTGCCAGTCAGTTTTTGATGCACCCAAGGGTGATGATCCTGTTGCATTAAACCTTGGTTCCATGGGAAAAGGTGAGGCTTGGGTTAATGGACAAAGCATTGGCCGATATTGGGTCTCATTTCGAACTCTTGCAGGCATTCCATCACAAACTTGG is a genomic window containing:
- the LOC107004887 gene encoding beta-galactosidase 16-like; its protein translation is MYIYIVDTIKNQLVSCYVRGYETMKMSWSVAVTLMMVMMVVVSSGGANVSYDGRSLMIDGERKMLFSGSIHYPRSTPDMWPSLISKAKEGGIDVIETYVFWNLHEPQLGQYDFSGRRDIVAFIKQIQAQGLYACLRIGPYIEGEWTYGGFPFWLHDVPGVVFRSNNEPFKFYMQNFTTKIVNLMKSEGLYASQGGPIILSQIENEYQNVEKAFGEDGPPYVSWAAEMAVGLQTGVPWCMCKQDDAPDPVINACNGLRCGETFTGPNSPNKPSIWTENWTSFYQVYGQNATLRSAEDMAYHVALFIARKNGTFINYYMYHGGTNFGRTAAEYMITSYYDQAPLDEYGLIRQPKWGHLKELHEAVKLCSETILSVFPSMQSLGEQQEAYVFSKDSGACAAFLVNMDNTRSVVQFQNSSYELPRKSISILPDCKTAAFNTAKVSTQFNTRITIPAIKFDAAEKWEQFEEVIPQFDATTLRSDVLLEHMNTTKDVSDYLWYTFSIQQDSMEQQSTLSVKSLGHVLHAFVNGEHVGSLHGRFRNTAFTLEGAVSLNQGTNNISLLSATVGLPDSGSFLERRALGVESVIIEDSKEAKNITNLSWGYQVGLLGEKLQIYSLEESKSAYWSSLGSSQPLTWYKSVFDAPKGDDPVALNLGSMGKGEAWVNGQSIGRYWVSFRTLAGIPSQTWYNVPRSFLQPGDNLLVLFEEETGNPLDITIDTISVTKPSLRKLV